Part of the Candidatus Poribacteria bacterium genome, AAAACGATGCGTACGGGTCCATACAAACTAATCAGGGACTTCGCACAGAAACATCCGAATACCAGATCGGCACTTGAGCGTTGGTATAGATTGATGCGCGGAAGAAATTTTCGTTCCATCGCAGAGTTGTGTGGCATCTTTCCTCACGCTGACCGAGTTGCAGGTTGGACTGTTTTCAATATTGGAGGGAACAGGGCACGCCTCATTGCAACTATCCACTACGACGAGCAGATAGTGTTTATTCGTCATGTGTTAACCCACGCTGAGTATGATAAATGGAGACCTTGACAAACACTATTAGGTCTGCTACTGATAAATTCAGGAGTATACTATGTCAACCGAAAAACATACTGCACCTAATGTAGCGCAAGTTAAACTTGAGCACAATATTCCGAGTGGTTCTCGATCCCTTGCAGCACTAAACATTTTAAACGGGGCAATTGGCAAATGCCAAGATAATACTATCATAGCCTTAACCGAAAACGATTACGAGCAATTGGTAATCCTGCTCGGGGAATTAACAGATGTGGTACGCGACGACGAAGACCATCTCCTCGCTCCATTGATGCAATTCGTTTTTGGGCTCATTGAAAATTATGAGCGTAAACACATTCCAGAGTTGGCAGAACTTGGATGAATGAAAACTGAGTACTCCAATAGCCCCGACGGAAGAACGCTTTGCATTAGACAATACACAACGCGCATCCCCCCTACATAGGAGATTAGAAAATTGAGGGACAGATTAATAGTCGCTTTGGATACGGACGATGGTGAGGAAATTGACTGGCTATCTGGCACACTTATGGATACAGTCCGTTGGTTTAAGATCGGCTTTCAGGCGTTCAGTGCGCTCGGAACGGAAGCGTTCCCATGGTTCG contains:
- a CDS encoding type II toxin-antitoxin system HigB family toxin, with the translated sequence MRTGPYKLIRDFAQKHPNTRSALERWYRLMRGRNFRSIAELCGIFPHADRVAGWTVFNIGGNRARLIATIHYDEQIVFIRHVLTHAEYDKWRP